In Lates calcarifer isolate ASB-BC8 linkage group LG4, TLL_Latcal_v3, whole genome shotgun sequence, a genomic segment contains:
- the pigk gene encoding GPI-anchor transamidase isoform X2 produces the protein MKIPTLLSLFSTYLLVDSLNIEDNAGQFFSSGHTNNWAVLVCTSRFWFNYRHVANTLSVYRSVKRLGIPDSHIVLMLADDMACNHRNPKPATVFSHKNMELNVYGDDVEVDYRGYEVTVENFLRVLTGRLPPSTPRSKRLLSDDRSNILIYLTGHGGNGFLKFQDSEEISNVELADAFEQMWQKRRYNELLFIIDTCQGASMYERFYSPNLMALASSQVGEDSLSHQPDLAIGVHLMDRYTFYLLEFLEDIHPASKTNMNDLRSTGPRDHSSSPPPTLPHLTRSYNQNTSNPHSETQSNLNHCALTKAYYSR, from the exons ATGAAAATACCTACTTTACTGAGCTTATTTTCAACCTACCTGTTGGTGGACAGCCTTAACATCGAG GATAACGCGGGGCAGTTTTTCAGCAGTGGTCATACTAACAACTGGGCTGTTCTG GTGTGTACATCCAGATTCTGGTTCAACTACCGTCATGTGGCCAATACACTGTCTGTGTACAGAAGTGTTAAGAGGCTGGGCATCCCTGACAG ccACATAGTTCTGATGCTGGCTGATGATATGGCCTGTAACCACAGAAACCCCAAACCTGCCACAGTGTTCAGCCACAAGAACATGGAGCTGAATGTGTACGGTGACGATGTGGAGGTGGACTACAGAGGATATGAG GTAACAGTGGAGAACTTCCTGCGAGTTTTGACTGGACGCCTTCCACCCAGCACTCCACGCTCCAAACGCCTCCTCTCTGATGACCGAAGCAACATCCTCATATACCTGACAG GCCATGGTGGAAATGGTTTTCTGAAGTTCCAGGACTCTGAGGAGATCAGTAATGTGGAACTGGCTGATGCTTTTGAGCAGATGTGGCAGAAAAGAAG gtacAATGAGCTGCTCTTCATCATTGACACCTGTCAGGGTGCCTCCATGTACGAGAGGTTCTACTCTCCGAACCTCATGGCTCTGGCCAGCAGTCAGGTTGGAGAAGACTCCCTGTCG CACCAACCGGATTTGGCCATAGGAGTCCACCTGATGGACCGTTACACCTTCTACCTGCTGGAGTTCCTGGAAGACATCCATCCTGCCAGCAAAACCAACATGAATGACCTg AGATCCACTGGCCCCAGGGACCACTCGTCATCCCCACCACCCACCCTGCCTCACCTCACCAGGAGTTACAATCAAAACACCTCAAATCCTCACTCAGAGACTCAGTCCAACCTCAATCACTGCGCTCTGACTAAAGCCTATTATTCTCGATAA